The Latilactobacillus sakei subsp. sakei DSM 20017 = JCM 1157 genome includes a window with the following:
- the galU gene encoding UTP--glucose-1-phosphate uridylyltransferase GalU → MKVRKAVIPAAGLGTRFLPATKAMAKEMLPIVDKPTIQFIVEEAKASGIEDILIITGKGKRPIEDHFDSAPELEQNLKAKNKTKMLKMVNETTDMGVNLYFIRQSHPNGLGDAVRLAKSFVADEPFVVMLGDDLMEDEVPLSKQLINEYEETHASQLAVMKVPHSEVDKYGVINPENKVKDDLYNVKNFVEKPDVDKAPSDLAIIGRYLLTPEIFDVLENQKPGLGGEIQLTDAIDELNKTQRVFAHEFKGRRYDVGNKFGYLETSIEYGLKHPEVKDDLKKYIIKLGEELKQSEKKENK, encoded by the coding sequence ATGAAAGTACGCAAAGCAGTTATTCCAGCAGCCGGTTTAGGGACACGTTTCTTACCAGCCACTAAAGCAATGGCCAAAGAAATGTTGCCAATTGTTGATAAACCAACGATCCAATTTATCGTTGAAGAAGCAAAAGCTTCAGGTATCGAAGATATTTTAATTATTACTGGTAAGGGCAAACGGCCAATCGAAGATCACTTCGATTCAGCACCTGAGCTGGAACAAAACTTAAAAGCTAAGAATAAGACGAAGATGTTGAAGATGGTCAATGAAACCACTGACATGGGCGTTAACCTCTATTTCATTCGCCAATCACATCCTAATGGTTTAGGGGATGCTGTTCGTCTTGCGAAGTCTTTCGTGGCTGACGAACCTTTCGTTGTCATGTTAGGTGATGACTTGATGGAAGATGAAGTGCCATTGAGCAAACAATTAATTAATGAATATGAAGAAACACATGCCTCACAATTGGCTGTTATGAAAGTGCCACACAGCGAAGTTGATAAGTATGGTGTCATTAACCCTGAAAACAAGGTTAAAGATGATTTATACAATGTTAAGAACTTCGTTGAAAAGCCAGATGTTGATAAGGCACCTAGTGATTTAGCCATTATCGGTCGTTACTTATTAACACCGGAAATTTTTGATGTCCTAGAAAATCAAAAACCAGGCCTTGGTGGCGAAATTCAATTAACAGATGCTATCGACGAATTGAACAAGACACAACGCGTCTTCGCCCACGAATTCAAGGGCCGTCGTTACGATGTTGGTAACAAGTTCGGTTACTTAGAAACAAGTATTGAATACGGTTTGAAACACCCAGAAGTCAAAGATGATTTGAAGAAATATATTATCAAATTGGGTGAAGAATTAAAACAAAGTGAAAAGAAAGAAAATAAATAG
- a CDS encoding accessory gene regulator B family protein: MENLTKMITNLLVRKKVISADEQVFYNYGVELTINEFLITASILLFGLSTHQFWLTVGYVILFRIIHTQTGGYHCRTYLNCYLTSASLAIVAIYLAQWLLFNTTVAIIFSLLSALAFWFGTPLIEDKRVKNEKFKRNRITIAAFCLFSVLCLCFNFLVIPIGAATLATLVLVTISHLKEVISHEKSPKLR; the protein is encoded by the coding sequence TTGGAAAACCTTACAAAAATGATTACTAATCTACTCGTTAGAAAAAAAGTGATTTCAGCAGACGAACAAGTCTTCTACAATTATGGCGTTGAGCTAACAATTAATGAGTTTTTGATTACGGCCTCCATCTTATTATTTGGGCTCAGCACTCATCAATTTTGGCTCACTGTCGGTTATGTGATTCTCTTTAGAATCATTCATACACAAACCGGCGGCTATCACTGTCGGACCTATTTAAATTGTTATCTGACATCCGCTTCTCTGGCTATTGTTGCCATCTATCTCGCGCAATGGCTATTATTCAATACCACTGTCGCGATTATTTTCTCGCTTCTATCAGCCCTTGCTTTCTGGTTTGGAACACCGCTTATAGAAGATAAACGTGTTAAAAATGAAAAATTTAAGCGTAATCGGATCACAATTGCCGCTTTCTGCTTATTCTCAGTTTTGTGTCTATGCTTCAACTTTTTAGTCATCCCGATTGGTGCCGCAACACTGGCAACTTTAGTGCTAGTCACAATATCCCATTTAAAGGAGGTGATATCTCATGAAAAAAGTCCTAAATTACGTTAG
- a CDS encoding sensor histidine kinase, whose product MTNLIIYVTPTVIEVTILYVLLILFLNTRFIQRSRAIAVLITLIAIDSYLTIFISESIPYIRALLIPIAVSLSSILLFKDKIIKIFYFVALGYYFVYFSDIFSGLILSNLLNKNILQVIDVTDFYGILFYILTKSIMLLLIYGYYHFFNKLNLNISYHYLMIMNCILIIGAILIDNFMSIISGNLQLNNTGPLSHKILIMVILLNITICLTIYLFSQLSLYYQNREFELNLQATSTVLKNEIKIQNKKELELSHMRHDFKENIMSIKYMIENELDTEAINYVNQITGQLEKVKAQVLTGNVYIDAVLNNNIQLCASKDIELSLKVDQVQTESLEPVSLSNILINLLKNAVAATEKLPPEKRKISVKIFEYKHKLVLIVNNSHAETHLGNKINLSNKGWFKHEPHGLGINIIKKSIDRLHGDYKIAYDETHFDMLVLLPIDQD is encoded by the coding sequence GTGACTAATCTAATTATCTACGTTACACCGACTGTGATTGAAGTGACCATCCTTTATGTACTATTGATTTTATTTTTAAATACGCGTTTTATTCAACGAAGCCGGGCGATTGCTGTGCTAATCACACTCATTGCGATAGATTCATACCTTACTATTTTTATCTCTGAATCAATACCATATATCCGTGCACTGCTAATCCCCATCGCTGTCAGCCTTTCATCAATATTACTATTTAAAGATAAAATAATTAAAATCTTTTACTTTGTTGCATTAGGTTACTATTTTGTTTATTTCTCTGATATTTTTTCTGGGTTAATACTCTCCAACCTTCTCAATAAAAATATCCTACAAGTTATCGACGTTACAGATTTTTATGGCATCCTATTCTATATTCTGACGAAGTCGATCATGTTGCTTCTAATTTATGGCTACTACCACTTTTTCAATAAACTGAATTTAAATATCTCATATCACTATTTGATGATTATGAATTGTATTTTAATCATTGGTGCCATCCTAATTGACAATTTCATGTCCATCATCAGTGGCAACTTACAACTTAACAATACGGGCCCGTTATCCCATAAAATACTAATTATGGTTATTTTACTCAATATCACTATCTGCTTAACGATTTACCTATTTTCACAACTAAGCCTCTACTATCAAAATCGTGAATTTGAACTTAACCTTCAAGCGACTTCTACTGTCTTAAAAAACGAAATTAAAATTCAAAATAAAAAAGAACTTGAACTCAGTCATATGCGGCATGACTTTAAAGAAAACATTATGTCAATCAAATATATGATTGAAAATGAGCTTGATACTGAAGCCATTAATTATGTCAACCAGATTACAGGGCAATTGGAGAAGGTTAAAGCCCAGGTTTTAACCGGGAATGTCTATATTGATGCCGTTTTAAACAACAATATTCAACTATGTGCTTCTAAGGATATCGAACTCTCACTTAAAGTGGACCAAGTCCAGACTGAATCGTTAGAACCCGTTTCTCTTTCCAACATCCTGATCAACTTATTGAAAAATGCCGTTGCCGCAACAGAAAAACTACCGCCCGAAAAAAGAAAAATCAGTGTCAAAATTTTTGAATATAAACATAAACTGGTATTAATTGTTAATAACTCTCATGCCGAAACTCATTTAGGCAACAAAATTAATCTTTCTAACAAAGGTTGGTTTAAACATGAACCACATGGCTTAGGCATTAATATTATTAAAAAGAGTATTGATCGACTCCATGGTGACTATAAAATAGCCTATGACGAAACACACTTCGATATGCTCGTTTTATTACCGATTGATCAAGACTAA
- a CDS encoding LytR/AlgR family response regulator transcription factor, which translates to MFSKKITQEIDRSLAIKATYQTFTNATDLLDAFKPGVFDALFIDIYMPKINGKMLAHKIRNLDKRVKIIFVTRYEQEILNTLQYDIYDFLPKDHLSERIDNLLARLSRSVAFENSKYLRLKLRETTGEELYKKVYLDDIIYVQSLNRKVYLHLADQTQFELIGYTFQEITDSLVEKGFLRTHRKFSVNPIFINEIKNTSILMDNGEELDLSRRRKKEVQEAFICGIRGILSD; encoded by the coding sequence GTGTTTTCTAAAAAAATCACTCAAGAAATCGATCGATCATTAGCCATCAAAGCAACTTATCAGACTTTTACAAATGCAACCGACCTACTCGATGCCTTTAAACCCGGTGTATTCGACGCCCTTTTTATCGACATTTATATGCCCAAAATTAATGGTAAAATGTTAGCCCACAAAATTCGCAATCTTGATAAGCGGGTAAAAATTATTTTTGTCACCCGTTATGAACAAGAAATTCTAAATACCCTGCAATATGATATCTATGATTTTCTACCTAAAGATCATCTCAGTGAGCGCATTGATAATTTGCTGGCACGGCTGAGTCGCTCTGTGGCTTTTGAAAATAGCAAATATCTTAGACTGAAACTACGCGAAACAACTGGTGAAGAACTCTATAAAAAAGTCTATCTTGATGACATTATTTACGTTCAATCACTCAATCGGAAGGTTTATCTCCATCTGGCCGATCAAACCCAATTTGAACTTATCGGTTATACCTTCCAAGAAATAACAGATTCGCTAGTTGAAAAGGGATTTCTGAGGACACATCGGAAATTCTCCGTTAATCCAATTTTTATTAATGAAATTAAAAACACCAGCATCCTAATGGATAATGGTGAAGAACTAGATTTAAGCCGTCGACGAAAAAAAGAAGTTCAAGAAGCATTTATATGCGGTATACGGGGGATTCTCAGTGACTAA
- a CDS encoding IS30-like element ISLsa1 family transposase — protein MGTSTLSRFQRGALAQLVNEGNKSYQVMADALGVAKATISYELDRVKPYDPELAQQDADRKRRNCGRRSMLTAALATLITNHLRLTWSPETIAAAYNLSTASIYNWLNRGWLPFKLTDLPNRNVRQHRVSENRGKFTSGTSIEQRPTTVNQRLAFGHWEVDTVLSSRSESRSCLVTFVERKTRLLWAIKAPNRTAKALNTAFGKFMGAFGPQVKSITVDHGKEFANYQALEQDYQIKVYFCHPYSPWERGSNEYFNRRLRWFFPKKTNFSQVTTDEILAALELINQRPLKIHHQQTAIERFRACSD, from the coding sequence TTGGGTACATCTACTTTATCACGTTTTCAACGTGGCGCACTAGCACAACTGGTCAATGAGGGGAATAAATCTTACCAAGTAATGGCTGACGCCTTAGGCGTCGCCAAAGCTACGATTAGCTATGAGTTGGACCGAGTTAAACCTTATGATCCAGAATTAGCTCAGCAAGATGCAGATCGCAAAAGGCGGAATTGCGGTCGTCGTTCGATGCTGACGGCAGCATTAGCGACTTTAATTACCAATCACTTACGATTAACCTGGTCACCAGAAACCATTGCGGCCGCTTATAACTTGAGCACTGCGTCAATTTATAATTGGCTTAATCGTGGCTGGCTCCCCTTCAAATTGACTGATCTACCCAATCGGAATGTCCGCCAGCACCGAGTGAGCGAAAATCGTGGGAAATTTACAAGTGGGACTTCCATCGAACAACGGCCAACAACTGTTAATCAACGGTTAGCTTTTGGTCATTGGGAAGTAGATACGGTGCTTTCTAGTCGAAGTGAGTCACGATCATGTCTGGTTACATTCGTAGAACGTAAGACCCGACTTCTATGGGCCATCAAAGCCCCTAATAGAACGGCTAAGGCTCTAAACACCGCCTTTGGCAAGTTTATGGGGGCCTTCGGTCCCCAAGTAAAATCCATTACTGTTGATCATGGTAAAGAGTTTGCCAATTATCAGGCCTTAGAACAGGATTATCAGATCAAAGTTTATTTTTGCCATCCATATTCACCATGGGAGCGAGGTTCCAATGAATATTTTAATAGACGGTTACGCTGGTTCTTCCCGAAAAAGACCAATTTTAGCCAAGTAACGACTGATGAGATCCTAGCAGCACTTGAACTAATTAATCAACGACCATTAAAAATACATCATCAACAGACTGCCATTGAAAGATTCCGGGCTTGTTCGGATTAA
- a CDS encoding peptide deformylase yields MIKPIMHDTEFLSQVALPATTADTAVITDLIDTLQANTDRCVGMATNMIGVNKRIIIVQMGILPVIMVNPKIIRHSNPYQTEEGCLSLVGQRSTKRYETIEVSYQDRQFKAQQQAFSGWVAQIIQHEIDHCEGILI; encoded by the coding sequence ATGATTAAGCCGATTATGCATGATACCGAATTTTTGAGCCAGGTGGCCCTACCTGCCACAACTGCAGATACAGCAGTTATCACCGATTTAATTGATACATTACAAGCTAACACCGATCGTTGTGTCGGCATGGCTACTAATATGATTGGCGTTAATAAACGGATTATTATCGTCCAAATGGGGATTCTCCCTGTAATTATGGTCAATCCCAAGATTATCCGTCACAGCAACCCTTATCAAACTGAAGAAGGGTGCCTATCACTTGTTGGCCAACGTTCAACAAAACGGTATGAAACAATTGAAGTAAGCTATCAAGATCGCCAATTTAAAGCACAGCAACAAGCTTTTTCTGGCTGGGTAGCTCAAATTATCCAACATGAAATAGATCATTGTGAGGGCATCCTCATTTAA
- a CDS encoding amino acid ABC transporter substrate-binding protein/permease, which yields MKKITLFLSSLLLLGLFVFGSQQVQSVQAAEKTYEIGTDVTYPPFEFANKDNKYVGIDIDIMKAIAKSEGFKVNIQPLGFNAAVQAVQSGQIDGVIAGMTITDERKAKFDFADPYYHTGVVMAVKKDSKITGLKGLKGQRVAIKTGTAAGDYAKSKAKEYGFTTVTFDDSDNMYNDVVNGNSVACFEDEPVMQYGIKTGLGLKIVTKPVQGGDYGFAVKKGTNPELVAKFNKGLKKLKASGEYAKIQAKYLNTKASSEKEADHSFFGLLKENKGAILDGLGQTLLLTVIAIFFATIFGVFFGLLGVLPNKFARAVSDTVIYIFRGLPLLVLALFIYTGIPSLTGQKIPAMVAGVITLMFNEGAYTAAFVKGGIGAVSAGQMEAARSLGLPYGKAMRRVILPQGIRIMVPSFINQFIITLKDTSILSIIGIVELTQAGKIIIARNLEGFKIWGMIALIYLIVITLLTWLSKYIERRMNN from the coding sequence ATGAAGAAAATAACGTTATTTTTGAGTAGTTTGTTGTTACTGGGACTGTTTGTATTTGGCAGTCAACAGGTGCAATCAGTGCAAGCGGCTGAGAAGACTTATGAAATCGGAACTGATGTCACTTATCCACCGTTCGAATTTGCGAATAAGGATAATAAGTATGTCGGGATTGATATTGATATCATGAAGGCCATCGCAAAATCAGAAGGTTTCAAAGTGAATATCCAACCTCTCGGCTTTAATGCCGCCGTTCAAGCGGTCCAATCAGGACAGATTGATGGTGTGATTGCCGGGATGACAATTACGGATGAACGGAAAGCCAAATTTGATTTTGCGGATCCTTATTATCACACAGGCGTTGTCATGGCGGTTAAAAAAGACAGTAAGATTACTGGCTTAAAAGGGTTGAAAGGCCAACGGGTCGCGATTAAGACTGGGACGGCTGCTGGTGATTATGCAAAATCAAAGGCCAAAGAGTACGGCTTTACAACGGTTACTTTTGACGATTCCGATAATATGTACAATGATGTTGTCAACGGTAACTCAGTAGCCTGTTTCGAAGATGAACCAGTCATGCAATACGGGATTAAGACTGGTTTAGGCTTGAAAATTGTCACGAAGCCAGTTCAAGGCGGCGACTACGGATTCGCTGTTAAGAAAGGCACTAACCCAGAGTTAGTTGCTAAATTCAACAAGGGATTGAAGAAGTTAAAAGCCAGTGGCGAATACGCTAAAATTCAAGCAAAATATTTAAATACTAAAGCATCTAGCGAAAAAGAAGCTGATCACAGTTTCTTCGGTTTATTAAAAGAAAATAAGGGCGCAATCTTAGATGGCTTAGGTCAAACATTACTATTAACGGTCATCGCGATCTTCTTCGCAACCATCTTCGGTGTCTTCTTCGGCTTACTCGGCGTGTTACCGAATAAATTTGCACGGGCCGTTTCGGATACAGTGATTTATATCTTCCGGGGCTTGCCACTATTAGTCTTAGCCTTATTCATCTACACGGGGATTCCAAGTTTGACGGGGCAAAAGATTCCCGCAATGGTCGCTGGTGTGATTACACTGATGTTCAATGAAGGGGCCTATACAGCCGCCTTCGTTAAAGGTGGGATTGGTGCCGTTAGCGCTGGTCAAATGGAAGCAGCCCGTAGTTTAGGCTTACCATATGGCAAAGCAATGCGTCGCGTCATCTTACCACAAGGCATTCGGATTATGGTGCCATCTTTTATTAACCAATTCATCATCACATTGAAGGATACCTCGATCTTATCAATCATCGGTATTGTTGAATTAACGCAAGCCGGCAAGATTATCATTGCTAGAAACCTAGAAGGCTTCAAAATCTGGGGGATGATCGCGTTGATTTACTTGATTGTGATTACATTATTGACATGGTTATCGAAGTATATCGAGAGGAGAATGAATAACTAA
- a CDS encoding amino acid ABC transporter ATP-binding protein, with protein sequence MNRIEVSHLIKNYGSNEVLKDLDLTVGNNEVVVMIGPSGSGKSTFLRCLNRLEEPTSGEIIVDGYNLSDRKSDLNQIREKIGMVFQHFNLFKNLTVAENITLAPVELGKMTPEEAKETAKHLLETVGLSDKYDAKPSSLSGGQKQRVAIARALAMKPDILLFDEPTSALDPEMVGDVLEVMKRLAKEGMTMVVVTHEMGFAKEVADRVIFMADGHIVEQGTPDDVFGNPQNDRTKDFLNKVLNV encoded by the coding sequence ATGAATAGAATTGAAGTGTCCCACCTCATTAAAAATTATGGTAGTAATGAAGTTTTGAAGGATTTGGATTTAACCGTTGGCAACAATGAAGTGGTTGTTATGATTGGGCCTTCTGGTTCTGGGAAGAGTACTTTTCTCCGCTGTTTGAACCGTTTGGAAGAACCAACGAGTGGCGAAATCATCGTCGATGGTTATAATCTTAGTGATCGTAAGAGCGATTTGAACCAGATTCGGGAAAAAATTGGGATGGTGTTCCAACACTTTAACCTCTTTAAAAATCTCACCGTTGCTGAAAATATCACACTAGCACCTGTTGAACTGGGCAAAATGACACCAGAAGAAGCTAAAGAAACGGCTAAACATCTTTTGGAAACAGTCGGCTTATCTGATAAGTACGATGCCAAACCAAGCTCACTTTCAGGTGGTCAAAAACAGCGGGTCGCCATTGCGCGCGCCTTGGCGATGAAACCCGATATTCTGTTATTCGATGAACCAACATCAGCGCTGGATCCAGAAATGGTCGGCGACGTCCTTGAAGTAATGAAGCGCTTGGCCAAAGAAGGGATGACGATGGTCGTTGTTACCCATGAAATGGGCTTCGCCAAAGAAGTGGCTGATCGTGTCATCTTCATGGCAGACGGGCACATTGTCGAACAAGGCACCCCAGACGATGTCTTCGGCAACCCACAAAACGATAGAACGAAGGACTTCTTGAATAAGGTATTGAATGTTTAG
- the rfbB gene encoding dTDP-glucose 4,6-dehydratase produces MIRHILVTGGAGFIGSNFVRYVVRQQPEAHVTVLDKLTYAGNRANLAGLPAERVTLVVGDICDAPLVQQLVQKVDAVVHYAAESHNDNSLQDPTPFIQTNIMGSYTLIEACRQYHVRYHHVSTDEVYGDLPLVDDAKFTPETRYNPSSPYSASKASSDLLVRAWVRSFGLRATISNCSNNYGPYQHIEKFIPRQITNILSGRRPKLYGAGQNIRDWIHTDDHSSAVWTILTRGRMGETYLIGADGQHTNQAVLEMILTLMGQSKDAYDHVQDRPGHDLRYAIDATKLQEELGWQPQLTDFKVGLQQTIDWYRHHEAWWQADKVKVEAKYARNRQ; encoded by the coding sequence ATGATACGTCATATTCTTGTAACCGGTGGTGCCGGTTTTATCGGTTCTAATTTTGTTCGCTATGTGGTCCGGCAACAGCCAGAAGCCCATGTAACGGTTTTGGATAAGTTAACGTACGCTGGTAATCGGGCTAATTTAGCCGGCTTACCAGCAGAACGAGTGACGTTGGTAGTCGGTGATATTTGTGATGCACCATTGGTTCAGCAGTTAGTCCAAAAGGTGGATGCGGTGGTACATTATGCAGCTGAAAGTCATAATGATAATTCGCTGCAGGATCCAACACCTTTTATTCAAACTAATATTATGGGTTCCTATACGCTAATTGAAGCCTGTCGACAATATCATGTGCGGTATCATCACGTTTCTACAGATGAAGTTTACGGCGATTTACCGTTAGTAGATGATGCAAAATTTACACCCGAAACACGTTATAATCCTAGTAGTCCGTACTCCGCTTCCAAGGCGAGTTCTGATTTGTTAGTACGGGCGTGGGTGCGCTCATTTGGGCTACGCGCAACGATATCCAATTGTTCCAATAATTATGGGCCGTATCAACATATTGAAAAGTTTATCCCGCGTCAGATTACCAATATTTTAAGTGGTAGGCGCCCTAAATTATATGGTGCTGGCCAAAATATCCGTGATTGGATTCATACGGATGACCACTCTAGTGCCGTTTGGACGATTTTGACACGGGGCCGAATGGGCGAAACCTATTTGATTGGTGCTGATGGACAACATACTAATCAAGCTGTTTTAGAAATGATTTTAACATTGATGGGACAATCCAAAGATGCATATGATCATGTTCAAGATCGACCAGGCCATGATTTACGTTATGCTATCGACGCGACCAAACTCCAGGAGGAACTCGGATGGCAACCGCAATTAACAGATTTTAAAGTTGGGTTACAACAGACAATCGACTGGTATCGTCATCATGAAGCGTGGTGGCAAGCAGATAAAGTTAAGGTAGAAGCAAAATACGCGCGCAATAGACAATAA
- a CDS encoding DUF975 family protein, with protein sequence MKFCPNCGSEIKEGAKFCPKCGFNIEQMTNPNATSDSVKSRFEKLKTDEEMALQLDQVEGLNMTRADIKKEAQRKLSGRYGEWMKTILWLVVGMIVVTFLLVMSFGRMMTAIEMTILGNLYSDQGPTGFTVFLWFVVVIMLLIVLFLIACLRKPVLQWCAIVTLRGQRADGLKIFNYLVKAQKNRVLKANVLTTFYQFCWSLLFVIPGVVKGASYAMTNVLLEKNPEMTASEAINMSRKIMHGYKLEFLIMQYSFYFWQLLVGVTYGLANFYVLPYQNVTEIQFLESLYQRYQENETK encoded by the coding sequence ATGAAGTTTTGTCCAAATTGTGGTTCGGAGATCAAGGAGGGGGCTAAGTTTTGTCCCAAATGTGGGTTTAACATCGAACAAATGACCAATCCAAACGCAACAAGTGACAGTGTGAAGAGCCGTTTTGAAAAATTGAAAACGGATGAAGAAATGGCACTCCAATTAGACCAAGTCGAGGGGTTAAATATGACGCGGGCGGACATCAAAAAGGAAGCTCAACGTAAATTATCCGGACGTTATGGCGAATGGATGAAGACCATCTTGTGGTTGGTGGTGGGGATGATTGTTGTCACATTTCTTTTGGTAATGAGTTTTGGCAGAATGATGACGGCCATTGAAATGACAATTTTGGGGAACCTCTACTCTGACCAAGGTCCGACCGGATTTACGGTTTTCTTATGGTTTGTAGTGGTGATTATGCTCTTAATAGTGCTATTCTTAATTGCTTGTTTACGCAAACCCGTTTTACAGTGGTGCGCAATCGTTACTTTACGAGGTCAGCGTGCCGATGGGTTGAAAATTTTTAACTACTTAGTAAAAGCGCAAAAGAACCGGGTGTTAAAAGCAAATGTTTTAACCACCTTCTATCAATTCTGCTGGTCATTGTTATTCGTCATTCCGGGAGTTGTCAAAGGGGCCTCATACGCAATGACTAATGTCTTATTGGAAAAAAATCCTGAAATGACTGCTAGCGAAGCGATTAACATGAGTCGTAAAATCATGCATGGCTATAAATTAGAATTCTTAATCATGCAATATTCATTTTATTTCTGGCAATTATTGGTTGGTGTGACATACGGTCTCGCTAATTTCTATGTGCTCCCTTATCAAAATGTAACTGAAATTCAATTCTTAGAATCACTTTATCAACGTTATCAAGAAAATGAAACGAAATAG
- a CDS encoding diacylglycerol/lipid kinase family protein translates to MDRYAVIYNPHSGQDHGESVGKKIEQALVKNQQTVELMPTKGPKDATRLAKKAAQAQFDIVVAVGGDGTINEVVSGLATLEQPPYLGIVPAGTVNNLARVLQIPLDIDQAIENLQQGHLQPLDVGQINDDYLISTMTLGILADAALNVTQSEKQKWGPLAFLNEGIRVLAKHQHYPLTIETPHRHWQKDTQFLLVTLTNSVGGFTKFNPEAQPDDGYFHVFVAPKMSLMRSAMFLPYFLTGNFKKIPGMTYFKADKITITTDNQESVQTRIDGDPSTKSPLNMRLLQHKLQVITPH, encoded by the coding sequence ATGGATCGTTATGCCGTTATTTATAATCCGCATTCTGGCCAAGATCATGGCGAGTCAGTTGGTAAAAAAATTGAACAAGCCCTCGTTAAAAACCAGCAGACGGTTGAATTGATGCCTACTAAAGGCCCTAAAGATGCGACACGCTTAGCAAAAAAAGCGGCGCAAGCGCAGTTCGATATCGTAGTCGCTGTCGGTGGTGATGGCACCATCAACGAAGTCGTTAGTGGCCTAGCTACTTTAGAGCAGCCACCTTATTTAGGAATTGTTCCCGCTGGTACCGTTAATAATTTGGCCCGCGTTTTACAAATTCCGTTAGATATTGACCAAGCGATTGAAAATCTACAGCAAGGCCATCTCCAACCACTAGATGTCGGTCAAATCAATGATGACTATCTAATCAGTACGATGACGCTTGGTATTTTAGCTGACGCTGCTTTGAATGTTACCCAGAGCGAGAAACAAAAATGGGGCCCCTTGGCTTTTTTAAACGAAGGTATTCGTGTATTAGCCAAGCATCAACATTACCCTTTAACAATTGAAACCCCTCATCGTCACTGGCAAAAAGACACACAGTTCTTGCTCGTGACACTCACCAATTCCGTCGGTGGTTTTACAAAATTCAATCCCGAAGCGCAACCAGATGATGGCTATTTCCATGTATTTGTCGCTCCTAAAATGTCATTAATGCGCTCTGCTATGTTTCTCCCCTATTTTCTAACAGGCAACTTTAAGAAAATTCCTGGAATGACCTACTTTAAAGCTGATAAAATAACAATTACCACTGACAATCAAGAAAGTGTGCAAACACGCATTGATGGCGATCCTAGTACCAAATCACCGTTAAATATGCGGTTATTGCAACACAAATTACAAGTCATCACGCCTCACTAG